Proteins encoded in a region of the Blastocatellia bacterium genome:
- a CDS encoding aminotransferase class I/II-fold pyridoxal phosphate-dependent enzyme, with protein MSRRVAERCEQIGFSEIAQIRNRILELGPEARLHPLHGGEPFFETPEFIQEAAIRALREHRTRYAPSSGIPELRAAIAEKVRRRNRIPAEPEHATVTSGGLHGLLVAFLATVNPGDEVLVFSPYWTPIRDVVALAGGRLRLVSWMEARHEGFRRALERHATPHSRVLLVNTPANPTGTVLTAEEMRAIADFVRERDLVVISDEAYEDLTFEMPHISIASLPEMFERTLSVFTLSKSYAMTGWRVGYVVAPEPWTSAIRKLVLNTINVVSTPMQWAAVAALTEGDAFLEHTRAAYRMRRDRLVQGLRALGFTCDLPQGTFYAFPNVERVLGPKSWDAFDLLLKRAGVSTVPGVVFGPHGEGHLRFTFSVPMETIEAALGAMRTIV; from the coding sequence ATGAGCCGACGGGTGGCCGAACGCTGCGAGCAGATCGGATTCTCTGAGATCGCGCAAATTCGCAATCGCATTCTGGAACTTGGGCCCGAGGCACGACTCCATCCCCTTCACGGAGGAGAGCCCTTTTTCGAAACGCCGGAATTCATCCAAGAGGCCGCCATTCGCGCCTTGCGCGAGCATCGCACGCGCTATGCGCCCTCAAGCGGTATCCCGGAATTACGCGCGGCGATCGCCGAGAAAGTGCGTCGGAGAAATCGAATCCCAGCTGAGCCGGAACACGCGACCGTCACCAGCGGTGGGCTTCACGGCCTGCTCGTCGCGTTCTTGGCAACTGTGAATCCAGGCGATGAGGTCCTCGTCTTCTCTCCCTATTGGACGCCAATCAGGGATGTCGTCGCGCTAGCCGGGGGACGACTGCGCCTCGTCAGTTGGATGGAAGCTCGTCACGAAGGGTTCCGACGCGCGCTCGAACGCCACGCGACGCCGCACAGTCGCGTCCTGCTGGTGAATACGCCAGCGAATCCGACGGGCACGGTCCTCACCGCCGAAGAGATGCGCGCGATCGCCGATTTCGTCCGCGAGCGCGATCTCGTGGTGATCTCCGACGAAGCCTACGAAGACCTCACGTTCGAGATGCCGCACATTTCGATCGCCTCGCTCCCGGAGATGTTCGAGCGGACGCTGAGCGTCTTCACCCTCTCGAAATCCTACGCCATGACGGGATGGCGCGTCGGATACGTTGTCGCTCCCGAACCGTGGACGAGCGCGATTCGAAAGCTCGTCCTCAACACGATCAATGTTGTGAGCACGCCAATGCAATGGGCTGCCGTTGCGGCGCTCACCGAAGGCGATGCTTTTCTCGAACACACACGCGCAGCATATCGCATGCGACGCGACCGACTCGTCCAAGGGCTTCGCGCGCTCGGCTTCACGTGCGATCTCCCGCAGGGGACGTTCTATGCTTTCCCGAACGTGGAGCGCGTCCTCGGACCGAAGAGCTGGGATGCTTTCGATCTGCTGCTCAAGCGAGCGGGCGTCTCGACCGTCCCCGGCGTCGTCTTCGGCCCGCATGGAGAAGGCCATCTGCGATTCACGTTCTCGGTCCCCATGGAGACGATCGAAGCGGCCTTGGGAGCGATGCGCACGATCGTGTGA